A genomic region of Devosia ginsengisoli contains the following coding sequences:
- a CDS encoding alpha-D-glucose phosphate-specific phosphoglucomutase — translation MTIQTIKTTPYGDQKPGTSGLRKRVTVFSQPNYVENFVQSIFDSLEDFAGKVLVIGGDGRFYNDVAIQKAIRIAAANGFGKVLVGQNGILSTPAASNIIRHYKALGGLVLSASHNPGGPEGDFGIKYNIGNGGPAPEKITEAVYARSKVIDSYKTVDAGDIDLAAVGTQKVGDMVVEVIDPVADYARLMETLFDFEAIRGLFASGFRMTFDAMSAVTGPYAHAILEGILGAPKGTVVNGTPSPSFNNGHPDPNLVYCKDMYDLLMTPEGPDFGAASDGDGDRNLIIGKNRFVTPSDSLALLAANAHLAPGYKGGIAGIARSMPTSAAADRVAEKLGIEMHETPTGWKFFGNLLDASRVTICGEESAGTGSNHVREKDGLWAVLLWLNIVAVRKQSVDEIVRDHWATYGRNYYTRHDYEEVDAGIANKLVDDLRAALPGLPGQILGDDLQVAYADDFTYHDPVDGSTSAKQGIRIGFTDGSRIVLRLSGTGTVGATLRLYLERYEAADGRHDLDTQLALAPLIALADQLAGVRQRTGRQEPSVIT, via the coding sequence ATGACGATCCAGACCATTAAGACCACGCCCTATGGCGACCAGAAACCGGGCACATCGGGCCTGCGCAAGCGGGTGACGGTGTTCTCGCAACCCAATTATGTCGAGAATTTCGTGCAGTCGATTTTCGACAGCCTGGAGGACTTTGCCGGCAAGGTGCTGGTCATCGGCGGGGATGGGCGGTTCTACAATGACGTGGCCATCCAGAAGGCGATCCGCATCGCCGCGGCCAATGGTTTCGGCAAGGTGCTGGTGGGGCAAAACGGGATTCTGTCGACGCCGGCCGCGAGCAATATCATCCGGCACTACAAGGCGCTGGGCGGGCTGGTGCTATCGGCCAGCCACAATCCGGGCGGGCCGGAAGGCGATTTCGGCATCAAGTACAATATCGGCAATGGCGGGCCGGCGCCGGAGAAGATCACCGAGGCTGTCTATGCCCGGAGTAAGGTGATCGACAGCTACAAGACGGTGGATGCCGGCGATATCGACCTGGCTGCGGTCGGTACGCAGAAGGTGGGCGACATGGTGGTCGAGGTGATCGACCCGGTGGCCGACTATGCCAGGCTGATGGAGACGCTGTTCGACTTCGAGGCGATCAGGGGCCTGTTTGCCTCGGGCTTCCGCATGACGTTCGACGCCATGTCGGCGGTGACCGGACCTTATGCCCATGCAATTCTTGAAGGCATTCTCGGCGCGCCCAAGGGCACGGTGGTCAATGGCACGCCGTCGCCCTCGTTCAATAATGGGCATCCCGATCCGAACCTGGTCTATTGCAAGGACATGTATGACCTGCTGATGACGCCTGAGGGGCCCGATTTCGGGGCGGCGTCTGACGGCGACGGGGACCGCAACCTGATCATCGGCAAGAACCGGTTCGTGACGCCATCGGATTCGCTGGCGCTGCTGGCGGCCAATGCGCATCTGGCGCCGGGCTATAAAGGTGGAATTGCGGGCATTGCGCGGTCGATGCCGACCAGCGCGGCGGCAGACCGGGTGGCCGAGAAGCTCGGCATCGAGATGCATGAAACGCCGACGGGCTGGAAGTTTTTCGGCAATTTGCTCGATGCCAGTCGGGTGACCATTTGCGGCGAGGAGAGCGCCGGCACGGGCAGCAACCATGTGCGCGAGAAGGATGGGCTGTGGGCCGTGCTGCTGTGGCTCAACATCGTCGCGGTGCGCAAGCAGAGCGTGGATGAGATCGTGCGCGACCATTGGGCGACCTATGGGCGCAACTATTATACGCGGCACGATTATGAAGAGGTCGATGCTGGTATCGCCAATAAGCTCGTCGACGATTTGCGGGCGGCGCTGCCTGGCCTGCCGGGGCAAATCCTCGGCGATGACCTGCAGGTGGCCTATGCGGACGACTTCACCTATCACGACCCGGTGGATGGCTCGACCAGTGCGAAGCAGGGGATCAGGATCGGCTTTACCGACGGCTCGCGCATCGTGCTGCGGCTGAGCGGAACCGGGACGGTCGGCGCCACGTTGCGTCTTTATCTGGAGCGCTATGAGGCGGCAGATGGACGGCATGATCTTGACACCCAACTGGCTCTTGCACCCCTCATAGCGCTGGCAGACCAACTTGCCGGGGT
- the glgA gene encoding glycogen synthase GlgA, which produces MEVLSVASEVYPLIKTGGLADVAGALPGALAGRGVTMRTLVPGYPAVMSKLSGGRVVRELDDLFGVPAKLIAARVEGLDVIVIDAPALYDRPGNPYVSPDGWDWPDNWKRFAALGWVAAELAHGLVAGYRPNLLHCHDWQAGLAPAYIKFGPTDDVKTVMTIHNIAFKGSFGPEIFGQLRLPPHAFEMGGVEFYGGVSYLKSGMECADYVTTVSPNYADEIRTPEFGMGLEGLLNGRAETVVGILNGIDVDAWNPATDRALVQTYSANTIHARQVNKRAVVEKFGLDGADGPLFCVISRLTDQKGMDLLLQTVDGLVDLGGRLAVLGSGDAALEDGFRTMWARHPGKVSIVTGYNEQLSHLMQGGCDAILIPSRFEPCGLTQLYGLRYGCVPVVSRIGGLADTVIDANPAALAAEVATGVVFDAGSAHALYEAIRRTTRLYHDDKVWKKIQRRGMKSDVSWDTSAVRYAELYAIITGLMTNDDPDH; this is translated from the coding sequence ATCGAAGTTCTTTCGGTTGCGTCCGAAGTCTATCCGCTGATCAAGACCGGGGGGCTCGCCGATGTGGCGGGCGCCCTGCCGGGTGCATTGGCCGGGCGCGGCGTCACCATGCGGACGCTGGTGCCGGGCTATCCGGCCGTGATGAGCAAGCTCAGCGGCGGCCGCGTGGTGCGCGAGCTGGACGACCTGTTCGGCGTGCCGGCCAAGCTGATCGCGGCGCGGGTGGAAGGGCTCGACGTCATCGTCATCGATGCGCCAGCGCTCTATGATCGGCCGGGCAACCCTTATGTGAGCCCTGACGGTTGGGACTGGCCGGACAACTGGAAGCGCTTTGCGGCTCTGGGCTGGGTGGCGGCCGAACTGGCCCATGGGCTGGTCGCTGGCTACCGCCCCAACCTGCTGCATTGCCATGACTGGCAGGCCGGGCTGGCGCCGGCCTATATCAAGTTCGGGCCGACCGATGATGTGAAGACGGTCATGACCATCCACAACATTGCCTTCAAGGGATCGTTCGGGCCGGAAATCTTCGGGCAGTTGCGGCTGCCACCGCATGCTTTCGAGATGGGTGGCGTCGAATTCTATGGCGGGGTGTCCTATCTCAAGTCGGGCATGGAATGCGCGGACTACGTGACCACGGTCAGCCCCAACTATGCCGACGAAATCCGCACGCCGGAATTCGGCATGGGGCTGGAAGGGCTGCTGAACGGGCGGGCCGAGACGGTGGTCGGGATCTTGAACGGCATCGACGTGGATGCCTGGAACCCGGCGACCGACCGGGCGCTGGTGCAGACCTATTCGGCCAATACGATCCATGCGCGACAGGTCAACAAGCGGGCGGTGGTGGAGAAATTCGGACTGGATGGCGCCGATGGACCGCTGTTCTGCGTGATCAGCCGGCTGACCGACCAGAAGGGCATGGACCTGCTGTTGCAGACAGTGGACGGGCTGGTCGACCTGGGCGGCAGGCTGGCGGTATTGGGCTCGGGCGACGCGGCACTGGAAGACGGGTTCCGCACCATGTGGGCGCGCCATCCCGGCAAGGTGAGCATCGTTACGGGCTATAACGAGCAGCTCAGTCACCTGATGCAGGGGGGATGCGACGCCATTCTCATCCCTTCGCGGTTCGAGCCCTGCGGGCTGACCCAGCTTTACGGGCTGCGTTATGGCTGTGTGCCGGTGGTGAGCCGCATCGGCGGGCTGGCCGATACCGTGATCGACGCCAATCCGGCCGCCCTGGCCGCCGAAGTGGCGACAGGCGTGGTGTTCGATGCGGGCAGCGCCCATGCGCTCTACGAGGCGATCCGCAGGACCACGCGGCTCTATCACGACGACAAAGTGTGGAAGAAAATCCAGCGGCGGGGGATGAAGTCGGACGTGTCCTGGGACACCAGCGCCGTCCGCTATGCCGAGCTCTATGCCATCATTACCGGGCTGATGACCAATGACGATCCAGACCATTAA
- the glgC gene encoding glucose-1-phosphate adenylyltransferase has protein sequence MADYRTPSPLAREAMAYVLAGGRGTRLMELTDRRAKPAVYFGGKSRIIDFALSNAINSGIRRISVATQYQAHSLIRHLSRGWNFLRPERNESFDVLPASQRVAEDMWYAGTADAVFQNMDIIEDYGARYIVILAGDHIYKMDYEIMLRQHVDTGADVTIGCLEVPRMEATGFGVMHVDGRDRVIDFVEKPKDPPAIPDKPDTALASMGIYVFETRFLMEQLRRDAATEGSSRDFGKDIIPYIVKNGTAWAHRFTRSCVRSSKEDVAYWRDVGTIDAYWKASIDLTDIEPQLDLYDRDWPIWTYAEITPPAKFVHDFDGRRGSAVNSLVSGDCIISGGHLQRTLLSTGSRVHSYSVLEEAVVLPYCDVGRNARLKKVVIDRGVSIPEGLVVGEDPEFDAKWFRRSDDGVTLITQAMVNKYLAGR, from the coding sequence ATGGCAGACTACAGAACACCATCGCCGCTGGCCCGCGAGGCCATGGCCTATGTGCTGGCGGGAGGACGCGGCACGCGCCTGATGGAACTGACCGACCGGCGCGCCAAGCCAGCCGTCTATTTCGGGGGCAAATCGCGCATTATCGACTTCGCGCTCTCCAACGCGATCAATTCGGGCATTCGTCGCATTTCGGTGGCGACGCAATATCAGGCGCATAGCCTGATCCGGCACCTGTCGCGTGGCTGGAACTTCCTGCGGCCCGAACGCAACGAGAGCTTCGACGTGCTGCCCGCCAGCCAGCGCGTGGCCGAGGACATGTGGTATGCCGGCACGGCCGATGCCGTGTTCCAGAACATGGACATTATCGAGGATTACGGCGCGCGCTACATCGTCATCCTGGCGGGCGACCACATCTACAAGATGGACTATGAAATCATGCTGCGGCAGCATGTGGATACCGGTGCCGACGTGACCATCGGGTGCCTGGAAGTGCCGCGCATGGAGGCCACGGGCTTCGGCGTGATGCATGTCGATGGGCGCGACCGGGTGATCGACTTCGTCGAAAAGCCCAAGGACCCGCCGGCTATTCCGGACAAGCCGGACACGGCGCTCGCGTCGATGGGTATCTATGTGTTCGAGACGCGGTTCCTGATGGAGCAGTTGCGGCGCGACGCGGCTACGGAAGGCTCGAGCCGGGATTTCGGCAAGGACATCATTCCCTATATCGTCAAGAACGGCACGGCCTGGGCGCATCGCTTCACGCGGAGCTGCGTGCGGTCGAGCAAGGAAGACGTGGCCTATTGGCGCGACGTGGGCACGATCGACGCCTATTGGAAGGCCTCGATCGATCTGACCGATATCGAGCCGCAGCTCGATCTCTATGACCGCGACTGGCCGATCTGGACCTATGCGGAAATCACCCCGCCTGCCAAGTTCGTGCATGACTTCGACGGGCGGCGCGGTTCGGCGGTGAACTCGCTGGTTTCGGGCGACTGCATCATCTCGGGCGGGCATTTGCAGCGCACGCTGCTCTCGACCGGCTCGCGGGTGCATTCCTATTCGGTGCTCGAAGAGGCCGTGGTTCTGCCCTATTGCGATGTCGGGCGGAATGCGCGCCTCAAGAAGGTCGTGATCGATCGCGGCGTCAGCATCCCCGAGGGGCTGGTGGTGGGCGAGGATCCCGAATTCGACGCCAAGTGGTTCCGGCGCAGCGATGACGGGGTGACGCTGATCACCCAGGCGATGGTCAACAAGTATCTGGCGGGCCGATGA